From one Gracilibacillus salinarum genomic stretch:
- a CDS encoding YolD-like family protein, with amino-acid sequence MNDRGNIKWASLMLPEHVKMLQDFFAEEDSVDPSILNEADLAEMEHTIQEAMHTSAEIEIDYVDNSMNKSVTGTITKADVTNRKLDLLTTKQIKQKLQLNQIVSLRFRHK; translated from the coding sequence ATGAATGATCGAGGTAATATAAAATGGGCATCTTTAATGTTACCGGAGCACGTAAAGATGTTGCAAGATTTTTTTGCTGAGGAAGATTCGGTAGATCCTTCCATATTAAATGAAGCGGACTTGGCAGAGATGGAGCATACCATTCAGGAAGCCATGCACACATCCGCTGAAATTGAAATAGACTATGTCGATAATAGCATGAACAAATCGGTTACAGGTACGATTACAAAAGCAGATGTAACAAACAGAAAGTTGGACCTGCTAACAACGAAGCAGATAAAGCAAAAATTACAGTTAAATCAGATCGTTTCTCTTCGCTTTCGACATAAGTAA
- a CDS encoding YozE family protein, which yields MKSFYHFMMRYRGNKQLDDARKLADWMFYEHDFPKHSADYDDISRYLEWHTPFPEAISAFDRLWDSYIEEEKP from the coding sequence ATGAAATCTTTTTATCACTTTATGATGCGTTATCGGGGAAATAAACAATTAGATGATGCTAGAAAATTAGCAGACTGGATGTTTTATGAACATGATTTTCCAAAGCATTCTGCTGATTATGATGATATTAGCCGTTATTTGGAATGGCACACACCATTTCCTGAGGCGATCTCAGCATTTGACCGTCTCTGGGATAGTTATATAGAAGAAGAAAAGCCATGA
- the tatC gene encoding twin-arginine translocase subunit TatC has translation MEEDKSLPNEKEMGYLEHFAELRNRLLWTAFIFILFFIGGLYFVDDIRNFFLNDIDITLNLISPEEIIWVIFMIAFIVALAGTLPFLCIQIWFFVRPGLTKREQQLSLIYIPVVFLLFLAGLAFGYYIFIKLILPFVLSLNDGMFETMFTVENYFRFIFRVTLPFAVFFEVPVITMFLTSLGIVTPQFLSKTRKYGYFILVIIGTMISPPDFILQIVVAIPLIILYEISIMLSRMVYRKKQDKHREFMENE, from the coding sequence ATGGAGGAAGATAAATCATTACCAAATGAAAAAGAGATGGGTTATCTCGAACACTTTGCCGAATTACGAAATCGTTTATTATGGACAGCCTTTATTTTTATATTATTTTTTATCGGCGGGTTGTACTTTGTAGATGATATTCGTAATTTCTTCCTGAATGATATAGACATAACACTCAATCTCATCTCACCTGAAGAAATTATTTGGGTTATCTTTATGATTGCCTTTATTGTGGCACTTGCTGGAACATTACCTTTTCTTTGCATCCAAATATGGTTTTTTGTCAGGCCTGGTTTAACGAAGCGTGAGCAACAACTTTCGTTAATTTATATTCCAGTTGTATTTCTATTATTTTTAGCAGGACTTGCATTCGGCTACTATATTTTTATCAAACTGATCTTACCATTTGTTCTGTCGTTAAATGATGGAATGTTTGAAACGATGTTTACAGTCGAGAATTATTTCCGTTTTATTTTTCGAGTGACCTTACCATTTGCTGTATTCTTTGAAGTACCGGTAATCACGATGTTTCTAACGAGTTTAGGGATCGTTACACCTCAATTCTTATCAAAAACAAGAAAATACGGCTATTTCATTTTGGTTATTATCGGTACGATGATTTCGCCACCAGATTTTATTTTGCAAATCGTTGTGGCCATTCCGCTAATTATCCTTTATGAAATCAGTATCATGTTATCAAGAATGGTTTATCGAAAAAAACAAGACAAACATCGTGAATTCATGGAAAATGAATAA
- the tatA gene encoding twin-arginine translocase TatA/TatE family subunit, which yields MLSNIGFPGLILILIIALVIFGPSKLPEIGKAVGSSLREFKKATNDIMNDDKDKSEK from the coding sequence ATGTTATCTAATATTGGCTTTCCTGGGCTAATTTTAATATTAATCATTGCCTTAGTTATTTTTGGACCTTCTAAATTACCGGAAATCGGTAAAGCAGTGGGCAGTTCACTGCGGGAATTCAAGAAGGCAACGAATGATATCATGAATGATGACAAGGACAAATCAGAAAAATAA
- the tatA gene encoding twin-arginine translocase TatA/TatE family subunit → MLSQIGFPGLILILIIALIIFGPKKLPEIGKATGDTLREFKKSARDLTDDEKEQNDTDTTK, encoded by the coding sequence ATGCTATCTCAAATTGGCTTTCCTGGACTGATATTGATCCTGATTATTGCTTTAATCATTTTCGGACCTAAGAAATTACCCGAAATCGGTAAAGCAACAGGGGACACGTTACGGGAATTCAAAAAATCAGCACGTGATTTGACAGATGATGAGAAAGAACAGAATGATACGGATACAACGAAGTAA
- a CDS encoding dihydrofolate reductase — MISLLFAMGSNRVIGKDNDLPWHLPKDLKFFKDVTMNQTIIMGRKTFESMNGPLPKRDNIIVTRDKDYTARNSQVIHSIADIQQLNEEQPDKEWFVIGGEYIFEQVLPFADRIYMTYIDEAFDGDTFFPEFDESDWHQTKKEKGIKDENNNYDYYFITYDRKNS; from the coding sequence ATGATTTCACTATTATTTGCAATGGGTAGTAATCGAGTAATTGGCAAAGACAATGATTTACCTTGGCACCTGCCAAAGGACCTGAAATTTTTCAAAGATGTAACGATGAACCAAACAATCATTATGGGGCGTAAAACATTTGAATCCATGAATGGTCCACTTCCAAAAAGGGATAATATTATTGTAACAAGAGATAAGGATTATACTGCTAGAAACAGTCAGGTGATTCACTCAATTGCAGACATACAACAATTAAATGAAGAACAACCTGACAAGGAATGGTTTGTAATTGGTGGAGAGTATATCTTCGAACAAGTATTACCATTCGCCGACCGTATTTATATGACCTATATTGACGAAGCGTTTGATGGTGACACATTTTTCCCTGAATTTGATGAGTCCGACTGGCACCAGACGAAGAAAGAAAAAGGCATAAAAGACGAAAACAATAACTATGACTACTATTTCATCACGTATGATCGGAAAAATTCATAA